One Bradyrhizobium zhanjiangense DNA segment encodes these proteins:
- a CDS encoding efflux RND transporter permease subunit: MIERLIAASLHQRWLVLLLALGALAFGGWNFQRLPIDAVPDITNVQVQINTRAPGYSPLETEQRITFPVETAMGGLPKLDYTRSLSRYGLSQVTVVFKDGTDIYFARQLVGERIQQVKDQLPAGVEVAMGPVSTGLGEIFMYTVEAKAGAKTQGGHDYSLTDLRTVQDWIIRPQLRNVPGVIEVNTIGGFERQFHVLPDPGKLMAYRLGFRDVMTALAANNANVGAGYIERNGEQYLVRSPGQVGNVNEIQDIIIGSRGGNPVRIRDVATVTEGRDLRTGAATRDGEETVLGTAMLLIGENSRTVARRVAARLEDIAKSLPEGVVTRTVYDRTDLVEATIHTVRNNLLEGAALVVAVLFLILGNIRAALVTACVIPLSMAMTITGMVETKVSANLMSLGAIDFGIIVDGAVIIVENCLRMLAAAQRDKGGLLTTSERLRAILRGSRDVIKPSLFGTLIIAVVYLPVLTLTGVEGKMFTPMALTVLMALGAAVLFSITFVPAAIAIFVTGKVSEHENLFMRAAKRAYLPLLRFAIDNRLAVAIMAVVIVVASGIAAARMGGEFIPSLDEGDVALASIRIPGTSLTQSLELQKALEKRIKQIPEVKEFFTRIGTAEIATDPMSPAQTDGYIMLKPRAEWPDPNKPKSEVIEAIDHAADDIPGSAYEISQPIQFRVNELISGVRSDVGVKIFGDDLDILQGAAKQVEAAIRGIRGASDVKIEQVAGLPILTVRFDRQALARYGLSIGEVQGVVEIAVGGKSAGKLFEGDRRFDIVVRLPEHLRGNLEAIRAIPIPLPPGEEAGSSTAIRTALAASPLTQMRYVPLSSVATVDATPGPNQISRENGKRRIVVTTNVRARDLGSFVAEAEAAVAEKVKLPPGYWIGWGGQFEQLVSATKRLTIVVPVALLLVFLLLFMGMGSAADAALVFSGVPLALTGGVAALLLRDIPLSISAGVGFIALSGVAVLNGLVIIAFIERLRSEGHSVVDAVREGALTRLRPVLMTALVASLGFVPMALATGAGAEVQRPLATVVIGGIISSTVLTLLVLPALYVLFRRDAGAETPTMAPDLTASGER, encoded by the coding sequence ATGATTGAGCGTCTCATCGCCGCCTCACTGCATCAGCGCTGGCTGGTCCTGCTGCTCGCGCTTGGCGCCCTCGCCTTCGGCGGCTGGAATTTCCAACGCCTGCCGATCGACGCCGTGCCAGACATCACCAACGTTCAGGTCCAGATCAACACCCGTGCGCCCGGCTATTCGCCGCTCGAGACCGAACAGCGCATCACCTTCCCGGTCGAGACCGCGATGGGCGGCCTGCCGAAGCTCGACTACACCCGCTCGCTGTCGCGCTACGGCCTCAGCCAGGTGACGGTCGTCTTCAAGGACGGCACCGACATCTACTTCGCCCGCCAGCTCGTCGGCGAACGCATCCAGCAGGTGAAGGACCAGCTTCCGGCCGGCGTCGAGGTCGCAATGGGCCCGGTCTCCACCGGGCTCGGCGAAATCTTCATGTACACCGTCGAGGCCAAGGCGGGCGCCAAGACGCAAGGCGGCCACGACTATTCGCTGACCGATCTACGCACCGTGCAGGACTGGATCATCCGGCCGCAGCTTCGCAACGTGCCGGGCGTGATCGAAGTCAACACCATCGGCGGCTTCGAGCGCCAATTCCACGTGCTGCCGGACCCCGGCAAGCTGATGGCCTACCGGCTCGGCTTTCGCGACGTCATGACGGCGCTTGCCGCCAACAACGCCAATGTCGGCGCCGGCTATATCGAGCGCAACGGCGAGCAGTATCTGGTTCGCTCCCCAGGCCAGGTCGGCAACGTCAACGAGATCCAGGACATCATCATCGGCTCGCGCGGCGGCAATCCCGTCAGGATCAGGGATGTCGCGACCGTGACCGAAGGCCGCGATCTGCGCACGGGCGCGGCGACGCGCGACGGCGAGGAGACCGTGCTCGGCACCGCGATGCTGCTGATCGGCGAGAACAGCCGGACCGTGGCGCGCCGCGTCGCGGCCCGTCTCGAGGACATCGCCAAGTCGCTGCCCGAAGGCGTCGTGACGCGGACTGTCTACGACCGCACCGATCTGGTCGAAGCCACCATCCACACCGTCCGGAATAACCTGCTGGAAGGCGCGGCGCTGGTGGTGGCCGTGTTGTTCCTAATTCTCGGCAACATCCGTGCCGCCCTCGTCACCGCCTGCGTCATTCCGCTGTCCATGGCCATGACCATCACCGGCATGGTCGAGACCAAGGTCAGCGCGAACCTGATGAGTCTCGGCGCAATCGACTTTGGCATCATCGTCGATGGCGCCGTGATCATCGTCGAGAATTGCCTGCGCATGCTGGCCGCGGCCCAGCGCGACAAAGGCGGGCTGCTGACGACGTCCGAGCGCCTGCGTGCGATTCTGCGCGGCTCGCGCGACGTCATCAAGCCGAGCCTGTTCGGAACGCTGATCATCGCGGTGGTCTACCTGCCCGTGCTGACGCTGACCGGCGTCGAAGGCAAGATGTTCACGCCGATGGCGCTGACCGTGCTGATGGCGCTGGGCGCTGCCGTGCTGTTCTCAATCACCTTCGTGCCGGCTGCCATTGCCATCTTCGTCACCGGCAAGGTGTCGGAGCACGAAAACCTGTTCATGCGGGCAGCGAAACGCGCCTATCTTCCCCTGCTCCGATTTGCCATCGACAACCGGCTCGCCGTCGCAATCATGGCCGTCGTCATCGTGGTCGCCAGCGGTATCGCCGCCGCGCGCATGGGCGGCGAGTTCATTCCGAGCCTCGACGAAGGCGACGTCGCGCTGGCCTCGATCCGGATTCCCGGCACCAGTCTCACGCAGTCGCTTGAGCTTCAGAAGGCGCTGGAGAAACGCATCAAGCAGATCCCTGAAGTGAAGGAGTTCTTCACCCGCATCGGCACCGCAGAGATCGCAACCGACCCGATGTCGCCCGCGCAGACCGATGGCTACATCATGCTGAAGCCGCGCGCCGAATGGCCCGACCCAAACAAGCCGAAATCGGAGGTGATCGAGGCCATCGACCATGCCGCGGACGACATTCCCGGCAGCGCCTATGAAATCTCCCAGCCGATCCAGTTCCGGGTCAACGAGCTGATCTCCGGCGTGCGCAGCGACGTCGGCGTCAAGATCTTCGGCGATGACCTCGACATCCTGCAAGGCGCGGCCAAACAGGTGGAGGCCGCGATCCGCGGCATCCGCGGCGCCAGCGACGTCAAGATCGAGCAGGTCGCAGGCCTGCCGATCCTCACCGTCCGGTTCGACCGCCAGGCGCTCGCCCGCTACGGCCTCAGCATCGGTGAGGTGCAGGGCGTCGTCGAGATCGCGGTGGGCGGCAAGTCGGCCGGCAAGCTGTTCGAGGGCGACCGCCGCTTCGACATCGTCGTGCGCCTGCCGGAGCATCTGCGCGGCAATCTCGAAGCGATCCGGGCGATCCCGATCCCGCTGCCGCCCGGTGAGGAGGCCGGCTCCAGCACGGCCATTCGGACTGCGCTGGCCGCCTCCCCGCTCACCCAGATGCGCTATGTGCCGCTGTCGTCGGTCGCCACCGTCGATGCGACGCCCGGTCCCAACCAGATCAGCCGCGAAAATGGCAAGCGGCGCATCGTCGTCACCACCAATGTCCGCGCGCGCGACCTCGGCTCCTTCGTGGCCGAGGCCGAGGCGGCGGTGGCCGAGAAGGTCAAGCTGCCGCCGGGCTACTGGATCGGCTGGGGCGGACAGTTCGAGCAGCTGGTCTCCGCGACCAAGCGGTTGACGATCGTGGTGCCGGTGGCGCTGCTGCTGGTGTTCCTGCTGCTGTTCATGGGCATGGGATCGGCTGCGGATGCGGCGCTGGTGTTCTCCGGCGTGCCGCTGGCGCTGACCGGCGGCGTCGCAGCGCTGCTGCTGCGCGACATTCCTTTATCCATCAGCGCCGGTGTCGGCTTCATTGCGCTGTCGGGCGTCGCCGTACTCAATGGGCTCGTCATCATCGCCTTCATCGAGCGGCTGCGCAGCGAGGGGCACTCCGTCGTGGATGCCGTGCGCGAGGGCGCGCTGACGCGGCTGCGCCCGGTGCTGATGACCGCTCTGGTTGCCTCGCTCGGCTTCGTGCCGATGGCGCTTGCGACCGGCGCCGGCGCCGAGGTGCAGCGGCCGCTCGCAACCGTGGTGATCGGCGGCATCATCTCCTCGACCGTACTGACGCTGCTGGTGCTGCCGGCGCTCTACGTGCTGTTCCGCCGTGACGCAGGCGCCGAAACGCCTACAATGGCGCCTGATTTGACAGCGTCAGGGGAGCGCTAG
- the ihpB gene encoding divalent metal ion exporter adaptor subunit IhpB, with the protein MKTSSTIVVAVVAAALGACGYALLAPARVPPAEHAADKKPEKPNDHVEQDEHGADRIRISDVKLAAAGVVLAEAASATLTDTLAFNGILRANQEAVVQVTPRFPGIAKSILKRIGDKIGKDDLLAAIESNQSLTVYELKAPIAGTIIERQISLGEYASEQKPAFVVADLSTIWVDLSIYRQDLRRVHLNDEVLIDLDDGRGEIKGTISYMAPIGSSETQTALARVVLPNPDGRLRPGLFVTARLILAARNVAVAVRRSAIQTLENKTIVFVRENGDKIEARPVELGDSDPRHVEIKAGLAAGEHYVAENSFVVKAEMGKGDAEHD; encoded by the coding sequence ATGAAGACGTCCTCCACCATTGTCGTCGCTGTCGTTGCCGCCGCTCTCGGCGCTTGTGGCTATGCCCTGCTGGCGCCGGCCAGGGTCCCGCCCGCCGAGCATGCCGCGGACAAGAAGCCGGAGAAGCCGAACGACCATGTCGAGCAGGACGAGCATGGCGCCGACCGCATCCGCATCTCCGACGTCAAGCTCGCTGCCGCCGGCGTGGTGCTGGCGGAGGCCGCGAGCGCGACGCTGACCGACACGCTCGCCTTCAACGGCATCCTGCGCGCCAACCAGGAAGCCGTGGTGCAGGTGACGCCGCGCTTTCCGGGCATCGCCAAATCGATCCTGAAGCGCATCGGCGACAAGATCGGCAAGGACGATCTGCTCGCCGCGATCGAGAGCAACCAGAGCCTTACCGTCTACGAGCTGAAGGCGCCGATCGCCGGCACCATCATCGAGCGGCAGATCTCGCTCGGCGAATACGCTTCCGAGCAGAAGCCGGCCTTCGTCGTCGCCGACCTCTCCACCATCTGGGTCGATCTGTCGATCTACCGGCAGGATCTGCGGCGCGTCCACCTCAACGACGAGGTTCTGATCGATCTCGACGATGGCCGCGGCGAGATCAAGGGCACGATTTCCTACATGGCGCCGATCGGCAGTAGCGAGACCCAGACCGCGCTGGCCCGCGTGGTGCTGCCAAATCCGGACGGACGCCTGCGTCCTGGCTTGTTCGTCACGGCGCGGCTGATCCTTGCCGCGCGCAATGTCGCGGTTGCCGTGCGCCGCAGCGCGATCCAGACGCTGGAGAACAAGACGATCGTGTTCGTCCGCGAGAACGGCGACAAGATCGAGGCGCGCCCCGTGGAGCTTGGGGATTCCGATCCGCGCCATGTCGAGATCAAGGCGGGCCTTGCGGCCGGCGAGCATTACGTCGCCGAGAACAGTTTTGTGGTCAAGGCGGAGATGGGCAAGGGAGACGCCGAGCATGATTGA
- the ihpA gene encoding divalent metal ion exporter subunit IhpA — translation MFCRGMAARLACAATCLLVGLALAPSHAQTLTMRTALSRALAASPRLTAAERDVGIATGQRIQAGALLNPELSYEQDDSFGSGRYRGTRSAETTLQISQAFELFGKREARIAAGAAGIEVAAIQRKAVRLEVLSETAIAFLSVLGAQRRIQILDEQIAAIDRLTPLLRRRVEAGASSPAETGRAEVASALVKADRERFKATLASARRELAVLMGDPAAKFGEVSGRLDITGRPPTFQSVVAAIDANPQLVRWTAVYAQRNAELLLARLKPYPDVRIAAGWRHYNETNDDAVRLTLSVPIPVFDQNQGNILSAQESLAKTKAEREANRNALIVIAGRAYDSLQGSLRELAVLRETAIPKAVEASEAIAQGYGQGRFTLLEVLDAQASVTQARLREQEALQNFHAGVATIEGLVGNPFTLARESAR, via the coding sequence ATGTTTTGCAGGGGAATGGCCGCGCGCCTCGCGTGCGCGGCGACGTGTCTGCTTGTCGGATTGGCGCTTGCACCGTCTCACGCCCAGACTTTGACGATGCGGACCGCGCTGTCGCGCGCGCTGGCCGCGAGTCCGCGCCTGACGGCGGCGGAGCGCGACGTCGGCATTGCCACGGGTCAGCGCATCCAGGCGGGCGCACTGCTCAATCCGGAACTGTCCTACGAGCAGGACGATTCATTCGGCTCTGGCAGATATCGCGGCACGCGATCGGCCGAGACCACGCTCCAGATCAGCCAGGCTTTCGAGCTGTTCGGCAAACGGGAGGCGCGGATTGCCGCAGGCGCAGCCGGCATCGAGGTCGCCGCGATCCAGCGCAAGGCCGTCAGGCTGGAGGTGCTGTCGGAGACAGCGATCGCTTTCCTCAGCGTGCTCGGCGCGCAGCGGCGCATCCAGATCCTGGACGAACAGATCGCCGCGATCGACCGCCTGACGCCGCTGCTCCGCCGCCGCGTCGAGGCTGGCGCCTCCTCGCCGGCCGAAACCGGCCGCGCCGAGGTCGCCTCCGCCCTGGTGAAGGCCGACCGCGAGCGCTTCAAGGCGACGCTGGCCAGCGCCCGGCGCGAGCTGGCGGTGCTGATGGGAGATCCCGCCGCGAAATTCGGCGAGGTCTCCGGCCGGCTCGATATCACGGGACGCCCGCCGACGTTCCAATCGGTCGTCGCCGCGATCGATGCCAATCCGCAGCTGGTGCGCTGGACCGCGGTCTATGCTCAGCGCAATGCCGAGCTGTTGCTGGCACGGCTCAAGCCCTACCCCGACGTGCGGATCGCGGCTGGCTGGCGCCATTACAACGAAACCAATGACGATGCTGTGCGCCTCACGCTCTCGGTGCCAATTCCCGTGTTCGACCAGAACCAGGGCAACATCCTCTCGGCCCAGGAAAGCCTCGCCAAGACCAAAGCCGAGCGCGAGGCCAACCGCAACGCGCTGATCGTGATCGCCGGCCGGGCCTATGACTCGCTGCAAGGCTCGCTGCGCGAACTCGCAGTCCTGCGCGAGACCGCGATTCCGAAGGCCGTCGAAGCGTCCGAGGCGATCGCGCAAGGCTACGGCCAAGGCCGCTTCACCCTGCTCGAAGTGCTCGACGCCCAGGCAAGCGTCACCCAGGCGCGGCTGCGTGAGCAGGAGGCGCTGCAGAACTTTCATGCGGGGGTGGCGACCATCGAAGGCCTGGTCGGCAATCCGTTCACGCTGGCGCGGGAGAGCGCACGATGA